Proteins encoded together in one uncultured Desulfosarcina sp. window:
- a CDS encoding CbbQ/NirQ/NorQ/GpvN family protein translates to MLPNNPYKIDSEPFYLNTGDEIPMFEAAAAARLPLMLKGPTGCGKTRFVEYMAYRLKRPLITVACHEDLFASDLIGRYLLKDDETVWVDGPLTRAVRMGAICYLDEVVEARKDTTVVIHPLTDNRRMLSIDKKGEVLCAHPDFLMVISYNPGYQSVLKDLKQSTRQRFVALTFNYPEPKEESRIVATEGSVDTDTASRLVTLAGKIRNIREHGLTEGASTRLLIYAASLIRQGISFKAACTAALMQPLTDDDRIQETLNDLIDDLL, encoded by the coding sequence ATGCTGCCCAACAACCCCTATAAGATCGACAGCGAACCGTTTTACTTGAATACCGGCGATGAAATCCCCATGTTCGAGGCGGCGGCGGCCGCCCGACTGCCGCTCATGCTCAAAGGTCCCACCGGATGCGGCAAGACTCGTTTCGTGGAATACATGGCCTATCGACTCAAGCGCCCTCTCATCACCGTTGCCTGCCACGAAGACCTTTTCGCCTCGGACCTGATCGGCCGCTATCTGCTCAAAGACGACGAAACCGTCTGGGTGGACGGCCCCCTGACCCGGGCGGTTCGCATGGGAGCCATCTGCTATCTGGACGAAGTGGTCGAAGCCCGCAAGGACACCACCGTGGTCATTCATCCGCTGACCGACAACCGCCGGATGCTCTCCATCGATAAAAAAGGGGAGGTGCTTTGCGCCCATCCCGATTTTCTTATGGTGATCTCCTACAACCCTGGATACCAGTCGGTGCTCAAGGATCTCAAGCAGAGCACCCGCCAGCGTTTCGTCGCCCTGACATTCAACTATCCGGAACCAAAGGAAGAATCCCGCATCGTGGCCACCGAAGGCAGTGTCGACACGGATACGGCGTCGCGCCTGGTGACCCTGGCCGGAAAGATCCGCAACATTCGGGAGCACGGCCTCACCGAAGGGGCCTCTACGCGACTTTTAATCTATGCCGCCAGTCTGATTCGCCAGGGGATCTCTTTTAAGGCAGCCTGCACGGCGGCCCTGATGCAGCCGCTCACCGACGACGACCGCATCCAGGAAACCCTGAACGACCTCATCGACGATCTGCTCTGA
- a CDS encoding TraB/GumN family protein: MNDKLNNEMLHRLEYEGKQITLVGTAHVSKDSVELVESVIAEIRPDTVCVELCESRASAIRQKERWQETDIIKVIKEKKAFLLLSNLMLASFQKRIAEKLEVAPGQEMIQAMASAEEVGAKVHLADRDIRTTLSRTWRGMGLWGKIKLIFQLLLSMGEVDEISEADVEKMKQQDMLASILDEVGKSMPQVRNSLIDERDQYLAEKIRTAPGKTIVAVVGAGHVPGMKRCWDQPIDIAALETMPPKSPVSKFLKWFIPFCICVLFVYGFFRGGAGVGAGMITWWVLANGILAGCGALAALAHPLTVLSSVLAAPLTSLNPMIAAGWVSGLVEAFSRKPKVKDFERLPDDILSVKGFWRNKVTRILLVVVFTNLGSAAGTFVAIPMMMKYL; this comes from the coding sequence ATGAACGATAAACTCAACAACGAGATGCTCCACCGATTGGAATACGAGGGCAAGCAGATCACCCTGGTCGGCACCGCCCATGTATCGAAAGACAGTGTGGAACTGGTCGAATCGGTTATCGCCGAAATCAGACCCGATACGGTATGTGTGGAGCTTTGCGAAAGTCGGGCCAGCGCCATTCGCCAGAAGGAGCGCTGGCAGGAAACGGACATCATCAAGGTCATCAAAGAGAAAAAAGCCTTCCTTCTGCTCTCCAACCTGATGCTGGCATCGTTTCAAAAGCGCATTGCCGAAAAGCTGGAAGTCGCGCCGGGCCAGGAGATGATCCAGGCCATGGCATCGGCCGAGGAGGTTGGCGCCAAGGTGCATCTGGCCGACCGCGACATCCGAACCACGTTGTCGCGAACCTGGAGGGGCATGGGCCTGTGGGGTAAGATCAAGCTGATTTTTCAGCTGCTGCTTTCCATGGGTGAGGTGGATGAGATCAGCGAAGCCGATGTGGAAAAGATGAAGCAGCAGGATATGCTGGCCTCGATTCTGGACGAGGTGGGCAAATCCATGCCCCAGGTGCGCAACAGTCTCATCGACGAGCGCGACCAGTACCTGGCCGAAAAAATCCGTACGGCTCCGGGAAAGACCATCGTGGCGGTGGTCGGCGCCGGGCATGTGCCGGGGATGAAACGCTGTTGGGATCAGCCCATCGACATCGCCGCTCTGGAAACCATGCCTCCCAAATCCCCGGTTTCCAAATTCCTGAAATGGTTCATTCCGTTTTGTATCTGCGTGTTGTTCGTTTATGGGTTTTTCCGGGGAGGCGCCGGTGTCGGTGCCGGCATGATTACCTGGTGGGTCCTGGCCAACGGTATTCTGGCCGGGTGCGGGGCGCTGGCGGCCCTGGCCCACCCGCTCACGGTTCTTTCATCCGTCCTGGCGGCGCCGCTGACTTCCCTGAACCCGATGATTGCCGCCGGATGGGTGTCCGGCCTGGTGGAGGCGTTTTCCCGCAAGCCCAAGGTCAAGGATTTCGAACGCCTGCCCGACGACATCCTTTCCGTCAAAGGTTTCTGGCGCAACAAGGTGACCCGCATTTTGCTGGTGGTGGTGTTCACCAATTTGGGCAGCGCCGCGGGGACCTTTGTGGCGATCCCCATGATGATGAAATACCTTTGA
- the purN gene encoding phosphoribosylglycinamide formyltransferase — translation MGEKISIGALISGGGTNLQAIIDACEDGRIDGEMAFVGSDQAGVKGLERARRHNIPAFVVEYGPFIRAYKQDPGQFEPPRDFDIADVRAKQHLFGEDAAEERVRAFLCTRAAAESRLLAEIDAHGPVDLLVLAGFMRNLTPYFVDRFNTDPGSPRIMNIHPAILPSFPGVDGYGDTFRYGCKVGGCTVHFIDYGEDSGPIIGQRAFPILETDTLDDVKRKGLEQEWQLYPECIQHFAQKRLKTVKMTHTLDNRNVYQRTVVKIAQE, via the coding sequence ATGGGCGAAAAGATAAGCATCGGTGCGCTTATTTCAGGAGGCGGCACCAACCTTCAGGCCATTATCGACGCCTGTGAAGACGGCCGGATCGACGGGGAGATGGCGTTCGTGGGATCGGATCAGGCCGGTGTCAAGGGCCTGGAACGGGCCCGCCGGCACAACATCCCCGCCTTCGTTGTGGAGTACGGCCCCTTCATTCGGGCCTATAAGCAGGACCCCGGCCAATTCGAACCGCCCCGGGATTTCGATATCGCGGATGTTCGGGCCAAACAGCACCTATTTGGCGAGGATGCGGCCGAAGAGCGGGTACGGGCATTTCTATGCACCCGGGCGGCCGCCGAAAGCCGCCTTCTGGCTGAAATCGATGCCCACGGTCCGGTGGATCTGCTGGTCCTGGCCGGATTCATGCGCAACCTGACGCCCTACTTTGTCGACCGCTTCAATACCGATCCGGGCAGCCCGCGAATCATGAACATCCATCCGGCCATTTTGCCTTCCTTTCCCGGAGTGGACGGCTATGGAGACACTTTTCGCTACGGATGCAAGGTTGGCGGATGCACCGTCCACTTCATCGATTACGGTGAAGATTCAGGGCCCATTATCGGCCAGCGGGCCTTTCCCATTCTTGAAACCGACACCCTGGACGATGTCAAACGCAAGGGGTTGGAACAGGAGTGGCAGCTTTACCCGGAATGCATCCAGCATTTCGCCCAAAAGCGGTTGAAAACCGTCAAAATGACCCACACCCTCGACAACCGCAATGTCTACCAGCGTACGGTGGTGAAAATCGCCCAAGAATAG
- a CDS encoding HDOD domain-containing protein produces the protein MKNVYVARQPIFDRNKSIYAYELLFRDGAANCIPEIDGDVATKALLTNSFFSFGMDTLVGGRRFFINFTQNLLEKKVPLLLPKERVVVEILEDVTPTPVLIDACSEIAAKGYVIALDDFVYSTELDPLIALADIIKFDFRLTPKKTIDSCLKQLPEANRTLLAEKVESYDEFEAALEMGFELFQGYFFCRPEVIQRAEIQGSQLHLMAIMAQLANDSFQLEEMEKLISRDISISYKLFKYLNSAFFGRACKVSSVREALVYLGEKEFRRFVALIAMSRLAEGKPNELIRAACIRGKFCELLGADLKVNASPSEMFTLGMFSLIDAVIDRPMNRIMAELPLSGAIKTALVDARGPLIGVIELVRRYESGQWDKVSRLSRALKIEDETLPALYFQACQWSNAASKASS, from the coding sequence ATGAAAAATGTGTACGTCGCCAGGCAGCCCATTTTCGATAGGAACAAAAGCATATATGCCTATGAGCTTCTATTCCGCGACGGCGCGGCCAATTGCATCCCCGAGATCGACGGAGATGTAGCCACCAAAGCCCTGCTGACCAATTCCTTCTTTTCCTTCGGCATGGACACCCTGGTTGGGGGCCGACGGTTTTTCATCAATTTCACCCAGAACCTGTTGGAAAAAAAAGTTCCCCTCCTTTTGCCCAAGGAGCGGGTGGTGGTCGAGATCCTCGAAGACGTGACGCCGACGCCCGTTCTGATCGACGCCTGTTCCGAAATAGCAGCCAAGGGCTATGTTATTGCCCTGGACGATTTCGTCTATTCGACCGAACTGGATCCACTCATCGCCCTGGCGGATATCATCAAATTCGATTTTCGCCTCACGCCCAAAAAAACCATCGATTCCTGCTTAAAGCAGCTTCCCGAAGCCAATCGAACCCTGTTAGCCGAAAAAGTGGAAAGCTACGACGAATTCGAGGCTGCACTGGAAATGGGGTTCGAGCTTTTTCAGGGCTATTTTTTCTGCAGGCCGGAGGTCATCCAAAGAGCTGAAATTCAAGGGTCGCAGCTTCACCTGATGGCGATTATGGCCCAACTCGCTAACGATTCCTTCCAACTTGAGGAGATGGAAAAACTGATTTCCAGAGACATCAGCATCTCCTATAAATTGTTCAAGTATCTGAACTCCGCCTTTTTCGGCCGGGCCTGCAAGGTTTCTTCCGTGAGAGAAGCGCTGGTCTACCTTGGAGAAAAGGAATTTCGCCGCTTCGTCGCCCTCATCGCCATGTCCCGCCTGGCGGAAGGCAAGCCCAACGAGCTGATCCGGGCCGCCTGTATCCGGGGAAAGTTCTGTGAACTGCTCGGCGCCGATCTCAAGGTGAACGCCTCGCCTTCAGAAATGTTCACCCTGGGCATGTTTTCCCTTATCGATGCCGTCATCGACCGCCCGATGAATCGGATCATGGCGGAATTGCCACTTTCCGGTGCTATCAAGACGGCGCTGGTGGATGCCAGAGGCCCGCTGATCGGCGTTATCGAATTGGTGCGGCGCTATGAGTCCGGACAGTGGGATAAGGTTTCCCGCCTTTCCCGGGCGCTGAAGATCGAAGATGAAACGCTGCCGGCCCTTTATTTTCAAGCCTGCCAATGGAGCAACGCCGCTTCCAAAGCATCGTCGTAG
- the trxA gene encoding thioredoxin: MAEGIMEIGDSSFDAEIIKSDKPAVVDFWAPWCGPCKAIGPILNELAEAYGDKVKFTKCNVDDNPITPGKFGIKAIPTLIFFKDGEVAEQITGMVAKSKLEDALNSVLS; encoded by the coding sequence ATGGCAGAAGGTATCATGGAGATCGGAGACAGCAGTTTCGATGCCGAGATCATTAAAAGCGACAAGCCCGCCGTGGTCGATTTCTGGGCGCCCTGGTGCGGTCCCTGCAAAGCCATCGGCCCCATCTTGAACGAACTGGCCGAAGCGTATGGCGATAAGGTGAAGTTCACCAAATGCAATGTGGACGACAACCCGATCACTCCGGGAAAATTCGGAATCAAGGCCATTCCCACCCTGATCTTTTTCAAAGACGGCGAAGTCGCCGAACAGATTACCGGTATGGTGGCCAAATCCAAACTGGAAGACGCCCTCAACAGCGTTCTGTCATGA
- a CDS encoding outer membrane protein assembly factor BamD, with protein MKRSLILCLCISLFFYGCAWFEAKEDEKSAQELVQEGMDYFEAGRYKKAVQSFERLRDWYPFSRYAILAELKIADAYFNLESYADAIFAYEEFEQLHPRNEAIPYVIYRIGRSYFNQIDTIDRDQSNARKALETYRRLAAQYPDDAYAGMARSDMVACHQSLSGHEFYVGVFYYKQKRYKAAKERFVAVVEKYPDVGYHHRALTYLANCEAWIQSNEKPPETPSAPIIQ; from the coding sequence ATGAAACGGTCGTTGATTCTCTGCTTGTGCATTTCACTGTTTTTTTATGGCTGCGCCTGGTTCGAAGCCAAAGAGGATGAGAAGAGCGCCCAGGAACTGGTCCAGGAAGGCATGGACTATTTCGAGGCCGGCCGCTACAAAAAGGCCGTCCAATCCTTCGAGAGATTGCGCGACTGGTATCCTTTCTCGCGCTATGCGATCCTGGCGGAACTAAAGATCGCCGATGCCTATTTCAATCTGGAGTCCTATGCCGACGCGATTTTTGCCTATGAAGAGTTCGAGCAGCTTCATCCCCGCAATGAAGCCATTCCTTATGTAATTTATCGCATCGGTCGTTCCTACTTCAATCAGATCGATACCATCGATCGGGACCAGTCCAATGCCCGTAAGGCCCTGGAAACCTATCGTCGCCTGGCGGCCCAGTATCCCGATGACGCATACGCCGGCATGGCCCGAAGCGACATGGTGGCCTGCCACCAGAGCCTTTCCGGCCACGAGTTTTATGTCGGGGTGTTCTACTACAAACAAAAAAGATACAAGGCGGCCAAGGAACGGTTTGTCGCGGTCGTGGAAAAATACCCGGATGTGGGCTATCATCACCGGGCCCTGACCTATCTGGCCAATTGCGAAGCCTGGATTCAGTCCAACGAGAAGCCGCCCGAAACACCTTCGGCCCCTATCATCCAATGA
- a CDS encoding DUF523 domain-containing protein gives MILVSACLCGQRCRYDGKTKENKALMSRLGQQAILPVCPEELGGLPTPRPACRLVGGDGADVLAGRARLVDETGADRTAAFLKGAHRTLELARSHGVRRCFLKAKSPSCGSKQLALQGVLPEGYRPVLGVTAALLLANGFPVEEIP, from the coding sequence ATGATTCTCGTCAGCGCCTGTCTGTGCGGCCAACGGTGCCGATACGACGGCAAAACCAAGGAAAACAAGGCCCTCATGTCGCGTCTGGGACAGCAGGCCATCCTTCCGGTCTGCCCGGAAGAACTGGGCGGACTGCCTACTCCGCGTCCGGCATGCCGACTGGTCGGCGGGGACGGCGCCGACGTTCTGGCCGGCCGCGCCCGGTTGGTGGACGAAACCGGTGCCGACCGTACGGCGGCTTTTCTCAAGGGCGCGCACCGGACACTGGAACTCGCCCGGTCCCATGGGGTTCGCCGGTGCTTTCTTAAAGCCAAGAGTCCGTCATGCGGCTCGAAGCAGTTGGCGTTGCAGGGTGTGCTTCCTGAAGGGTACCGGCCGGTATTGGGGGTGACGGCGGCGTTGCTGCTGGCCAACGGATTTCCCGTTGAAGAGATTCCCTGA
- the rpmB gene encoding 50S ribosomal protein L28 — MSKMCEICGKKPMVGSNISHAHNINKRRFNPNLQSVRALHNGQVKKMMVCTQCIKSGKVVKAA, encoded by the coding sequence ATGTCGAAAATGTGCGAAATATGCGGCAAGAAACCCATGGTTGGCAGCAATATCAGCCACGCCCATAACATCAACAAACGTCGGTTCAATCCCAATCTGCAGAGCGTTCGCGCGCTTCACAACGGTCAGGTGAAGAAGATGATGGTCTGCACCCAGTGCATCAAATCGGGTAAGGTGGTGAAAGCGGCCTAG
- a CDS encoding bifunctional (p)ppGpp synthetase/guanosine-3',5'-bis(diphosphate) 3'-pyrophosphohydrolase, whose product MIRITDILDKVTENQPDAEVDIIDRAYIFSARVHDGQMRLSGEPYLSHPLEVAGILADMKLDAVSIAAGLLHDVIEDTHATEEEIGEIFGRDVLHIVSGVTKLSKLPFNSAKAREAESIRKMLLAMADDIRVILIKLADRVHNMRTLQYHKSEAKKKKIARETLDIYAPIAARLGIYWIKNELENRSFQFLNPEAFEEIHLRVDKDKEDRENYVDTVKQYIQMKLDENNLKGEVSGRYKHFYSIHQKMLKQDLPFEEVYDIIAFRIILDTIPQCYEALGLMHSLWRPIAKKFKDYIGMPKPNMYQSLHTTVIGPFGERIEIQIRTHDMDKVAKSGIAAHWSYKEGKVIDENVSKTFAWVQNLVENQEAFRDPNEFLENVRIDLFPDEVYVFTPQGDIKSLPKGATPVDFAYMIHSEVGAQCVGAKVNGRMVPLKYELQTGEIVEVVTAKGHHPSKDWLNFVKTVKARSRIRQWIKTQEKERSISLGREMCEKAFRKYRLNFNTLIKSEEMQSVVEAFGFKQTEDLIASVGYGKITPLQIIRKITPKEAAEDADSLLNKVVTKDKKKKEKGGVVVKGVDDILVRFGKCCQPVPGDPIIGYITRGYGVTVHRATCVNALKMNPERQIEVEWNQDTTETYPVKILVRSLDRVGLLADVAANITKNGANILSANTETKENHMVDSYFSLSVHGTEHLNRVVESLKQVKQVMEVKRLG is encoded by the coding sequence ATGATTCGAATTACCGACATCCTCGACAAAGTCACTGAAAACCAGCCGGACGCGGAGGTGGATATCATCGACCGGGCCTATATTTTCTCGGCCCGGGTCCATGACGGTCAGATGCGCCTGTCGGGCGAGCCCTACCTGTCCCACCCCTTAGAGGTGGCCGGCATCCTGGCGGACATGAAACTGGATGCGGTCAGCATTGCAGCGGGTCTGCTCCACGATGTCATCGAAGACACCCATGCCACGGAAGAGGAAATCGGCGAAATTTTCGGTCGCGATGTCCTGCACATCGTTTCCGGCGTCACCAAACTGAGCAAACTGCCCTTCAACAGCGCCAAGGCCAGGGAGGCGGAAAGCATCCGCAAGATGCTGCTGGCCATGGCCGACGACATCCGCGTGATCCTCATCAAACTGGCCGACCGGGTGCACAACATGCGGACCCTTCAGTATCACAAGAGTGAGGCCAAAAAGAAAAAGATCGCCAGGGAAACCCTCGACATCTACGCGCCCATCGCCGCCCGACTGGGCATCTACTGGATCAAGAACGAACTGGAAAACCGGTCCTTTCAGTTTCTCAACCCCGAAGCCTTCGAGGAGATCCACCTCCGGGTGGACAAGGATAAAGAGGACCGCGAAAACTATGTAGACACCGTCAAACAGTACATCCAGATGAAACTGGATGAAAACAACCTCAAAGGGGAAGTCAGCGGGCGCTACAAGCATTTTTACAGCATCCACCAGAAGATGCTGAAGCAGGACCTGCCCTTCGAAGAAGTCTACGACATCATCGCCTTTAGAATCATTCTGGACACCATTCCCCAATGTTATGAAGCCCTGGGCCTGATGCACAGCCTGTGGCGGCCCATCGCAAAAAAGTTCAAAGACTACATCGGCATGCCCAAACCGAACATGTACCAGAGCCTGCACACCACGGTGATCGGTCCCTTTGGCGAACGCATCGAAATCCAGATTCGGACCCATGACATGGACAAGGTGGCCAAATCGGGCATCGCCGCCCACTGGAGTTACAAGGAAGGCAAGGTGATCGACGAAAACGTCTCCAAAACCTTTGCCTGGGTGCAGAATCTGGTGGAGAACCAGGAGGCGTTCCGGGACCCCAACGAGTTTCTGGAAAACGTGCGCATCGATCTTTTCCCCGACGAGGTTTACGTGTTCACCCCCCAGGGGGACATCAAGTCCCTTCCCAAGGGGGCCACGCCGGTGGATTTTGCCTATATGATCCACTCCGAGGTGGGCGCCCAATGCGTGGGGGCCAAGGTGAACGGCCGCATGGTGCCTTTGAAGTATGAACTCCAGACCGGAGAAATCGTGGAGGTCGTCACCGCCAAAGGCCACCATCCGTCCAAGGATTGGCTCAATTTCGTCAAAACGGTCAAGGCCCGCTCCCGGATCCGGCAGTGGATCAAGACCCAGGAAAAAGAGCGCAGCATCTCCCTGGGACGGGAGATGTGCGAAAAGGCCTTTCGCAAATACCGCCTGAACTTCAACACCCTGATCAAATCCGAAGAGATGCAAAGCGTCGTGGAAGCTTTCGGCTTCAAGCAGACCGAAGACCTGATTGCCAGCGTGGGCTACGGAAAAATCACGCCGCTGCAGATCATTCGCAAGATCACGCCCAAGGAAGCGGCCGAAGACGCCGACTCCCTGTTGAACAAGGTCGTCACCAAAGACAAAAAAAAGAAGGAAAAGGGCGGGGTGGTGGTCAAGGGCGTGGACGACATTCTGGTCCGCTTCGGCAAATGCTGCCAGCCGGTTCCCGGCGATCCCATCATCGGCTACATCACCAGGGGGTACGGCGTAACCGTACACCGGGCCACATGCGTGAATGCATTGAAAATGAATCCGGAACGCCAGATCGAGGTGGAGTGGAATCAGGATACCACCGAAACCTACCCGGTCAAAATCCTGGTACGATCCCTCGACCGGGTCGGTTTGCTAGCGGATGTGGCGGCCAACATCACAAAAAACGGCGCCAACATTTTGAGTGCCAACACGGAAACCAAAGAGAACCATATGGTGGACAGCTATTTTTCGCTGTCCGTCCATGGAACGGAACATCTGAACCGTGTGGTTGAGTCGTTAAAGCAGGTCAAGCAGGTAATGGAAGTCAAACGATTGGGCTAG
- the proS gene encoding proline--tRNA ligase, with amino-acid sequence MGKPQKNAISPTRVEDYPEWYQQVIKASDMAERAPVRGCMVIKPWGYALWENIVAQMDRMFKATGVKNAYFPLFIPINFLEQEAEHVEGFAKECAVVTHHRLEKGPEGGLVPGGPLTDPLVVRPTSETIIGDSFSKWVSSYRDLPLLINQWANVVRWEMRTRIFLRTSEFLWQEGHTAHATDAEAIERTHMMLKVYTRMVQDYLAIPVIEGRKTAAERFPGAVDTLCIEAMMQDRKALQAGTSHFLGQNFAKASGIRFQTEKETEDFAWTTSWGTSTRMIGGLIMTHGDDDGVIMPPRVAPAHIVLLPIYRKPEEREKVMAYVGELADTLRKVRYADRDLVVEIDDRDIGGARGWDWIKKGIPLRVEIGPRDMANDSVFVGRRDRGHRDKTAMPREAFIARLTDILDEIQDHLFQRACRFRDDHTRKVDDRKDFYDWFTPKNEDKPEIHGGFALSPWCGDASCEATIKEDLNVTIRCIPLEREAEEGKCICCGKPSNGRVVFAKAY; translated from the coding sequence ATGGGCAAACCGCAGAAAAATGCCATCTCACCCACTCGCGTTGAAGATTATCCGGAATGGTATCAGCAGGTCATCAAGGCATCGGACATGGCCGAACGCGCCCCGGTGCGCGGCTGCATGGTCATCAAACCCTGGGGGTACGCCCTGTGGGAAAATATCGTGGCCCAGATGGACCGCATGTTCAAAGCCACCGGCGTAAAAAACGCCTACTTTCCTCTGTTCATTCCCATCAATTTCCTCGAGCAGGAAGCCGAACACGTAGAGGGCTTTGCCAAAGAGTGCGCCGTGGTGACCCATCACCGCCTGGAAAAAGGTCCCGAGGGCGGCCTGGTTCCCGGTGGCCCTTTGACCGATCCACTGGTGGTACGGCCCACATCGGAAACCATCATCGGCGACTCCTTTTCCAAATGGGTCAGCAGCTACCGTGACCTTCCCCTGCTGATCAACCAGTGGGCCAATGTGGTGCGCTGGGAAATGCGCACGCGCATCTTTTTGCGGACCAGCGAATTTCTGTGGCAGGAGGGCCACACCGCCCATGCCACGGACGCCGAAGCCATCGAACGCACCCATATGATGCTCAAGGTCTACACCCGCATGGTTCAGGATTATCTGGCCATCCCGGTGATCGAAGGACGCAAGACGGCGGCCGAACGCTTTCCCGGCGCCGTGGACACCTTGTGCATCGAGGCCATGATGCAGGACCGCAAGGCGCTGCAGGCCGGAACGTCCCATTTTCTGGGCCAGAACTTCGCCAAAGCCTCCGGCATTCGCTTCCAGACTGAAAAGGAGACCGAAGACTTTGCCTGGACAACCTCATGGGGCACCTCGACACGCATGATCGGCGGGCTGATCATGACCCACGGGGACGATGACGGCGTCATCATGCCGCCCCGGGTGGCACCGGCCCACATCGTGCTGCTGCCCATCTACAGAAAACCCGAGGAACGCGAAAAGGTGATGGCCTATGTCGGCGAATTAGCCGATACGCTGCGAAAAGTCCGCTACGCCGACCGGGACCTGGTCGTGGAGATCGACGACCGGGATATCGGCGGCGCCCGGGGATGGGACTGGATCAAAAAAGGCATCCCCCTGCGGGTGGAGATCGGGCCGCGGGATATGGCCAACGATTCCGTTTTCGTCGGACGGCGGGACCGCGGTCATCGGGATAAAACCGCCATGCCCCGCGAGGCGTTCATCGCCCGGCTGACCGACATTCTGGACGAAATTCAGGACCACCTGTTCCAGCGGGCCTGCCGCTTCCGGGACGACCACACCCGCAAGGTCGACGATCGCAAGGATTTCTATGACTGGTTTACACCTAAAAACGAAGACAAACCGGAAATCCACGGCGGTTTTGCCCTCTCCCCCTGGTGTGGGGATGCCTCCTGCGAAGCCACGATAAAAGAGGACCTCAACGTCACCATCCGCTGCATTCCCCTGGAAAGAGAAGCGGAGGAGGGCAAATGCATCTGCTGCGGAAAGCCCAGCAATGGACGGGTGGTTTTCGCCAAAGCCTACTAA
- the ispG gene encoding flavodoxin-dependent (E)-4-hydroxy-3-methylbut-2-enyl-diphosphate synthase, which produces MSLSITRKTTRRIMVGDVAVGGGAPISVQSMTNTKTDDVDATVGQIQRLTQAGCEIARVAVPDESAAQAISRIKPAIDVPLVADIHFDYRLAIASARNGADGLRFNPGNIGSRKNIRALVDCAKDCRIPIRIGVNAGSLEKDILEKHRGVTAKGMVESALRHAALLQDLDFHDIKISIKASDVPRTLEAYRMLSQRTDLPLHVGVTEAGALYSGIVKSALGIGTLLAEGIGDTLRVSLTRDPVEEVRVGFEILRALDIRHRGPEIVSCPTCGRCDIPLFEIVDAVEKALMTRTTPVKLAIMGCVVNGPGEAREADIGVAGGNGVGILFKKGKVVKKFPQDRLVDVVLDAVDEFERQNKSR; this is translated from the coding sequence ATGTCGTTGTCCATAACGCGCAAAACAACCCGCCGGATCATGGTGGGCGATGTTGCCGTGGGAGGCGGCGCCCCCATCAGCGTCCAGTCCATGACCAACACCAAAACCGACGATGTCGACGCCACCGTCGGGCAGATTCAACGCCTGACCCAAGCCGGCTGTGAAATCGCACGGGTGGCGGTTCCGGACGAATCGGCGGCGCAAGCCATCTCCCGAATCAAACCGGCAATCGATGTTCCCCTGGTGGCGGATATTCACTTCGACTACCGCCTGGCCATCGCTTCGGCCAGAAACGGTGCCGACGGCCTGCGATTCAATCCCGGCAACATCGGCAGCCGCAAAAACATCAGGGCCCTGGTAGATTGCGCCAAAGACTGCCGGATTCCCATCCGCATCGGTGTCAACGCGGGCTCCCTGGAAAAGGATATTCTGGAAAAACATCGGGGTGTCACGGCCAAAGGCATGGTCGAAAGCGCCCTGCGGCACGCGGCCTTGCTGCAGGATCTTGATTTCCACGACATCAAAATATCCATCAAGGCTTCCGACGTGCCCCGGACCCTGGAGGCCTACCGCATGCTGTCCCAACGCACGGACCTGCCCCTTCACGTGGGGGTCACCGAAGCCGGAGCGCTTTATTCGGGCATCGTCAAATCGGCTTTGGGAATCGGTACGCTGCTGGCAGAAGGCATCGGCGACACCCTGCGCGTGTCCCTGACCCGTGATCCCGTGGAAGAGGTCCGTGTGGGTTTTGAAATCCTGCGGGCCCTGGACATCCGACACCGGGGCCCCGAAATCGTCTCCTGCCCCACCTGCGGCCGCTGTGACATTCCGCTGTTCGAAATTGTCGATGCGGTGGAAAAAGCCCTGATGACCCGTACCACGCCGGTCAAGCTGGCCATCATGGGATGTGTGGTCAACGGGCCCGGCGAGGCCCGCGAAGCAGACATCGGCGTTGCCGGCGGCAACGGGGTGGGCATCCTGTTCAAAAAGGGAAAAGTGGTGAAAAAATTTCCCCAGGACCGGTTGGTGGATGTAGTGCTGGACGCCGTGGATGAATTCGAGCGTCAGAACAAATCACGTTGA